From a region of the Candidatus Amarolinea dominans genome:
- a CDS encoding CPBP family intramembrane metalloprotease: MLTDTPKPRSLVVFFVLAFGISWTFWIPDALASYNLIPLRINSTVSGLLGAFGPFFATLIVTALYDGRTGFKRLLDRLTTWRVGFQGYLFVLLWPAILSLTKTGIAMLLGSPAPNFAQPPFLQLYPMPQEVMQSAPVLAFLPVIFLQQLLIGSSMGEEPGWRGYALPRLQAHRSSLRASLLLGGLWSIWHLPLWLTKGHPMHETFLGWAMLALVATTILFTWVYNHTKGSLWLALLFHASIAVTGLFLASTAVHPLVDVALNWGVAAVVIATCGAQRLTRGGLSLDNRHGL, from the coding sequence ATGCTTACCGACACGCCTAAGCCGCGTTCTCTCGTTGTCTTTTTTGTACTGGCCTTCGGTATTTCGTGGACATTCTGGATTCCCGACGCGTTGGCCTCGTACAACCTTATTCCGTTACGCATCAACTCAACGGTAAGCGGTCTACTTGGCGCATTCGGACCATTTTTCGCCACCCTCATTGTCACTGCCCTTTACGATGGTCGCACTGGCTTCAAGCGTTTGCTCGACCGCCTGACAACTTGGCGCGTGGGCTTCCAGGGGTATTTGTTTGTGCTGCTGTGGCCTGCCATTCTGTCACTGACGAAAACTGGCATTGCGATGCTGTTGGGTAGTCCAGCCCCCAACTTCGCCCAACCGCCATTCCTCCAGCTTTATCCCATGCCACAGGAAGTCATGCAGTCGGCGCCAGTGCTTGCTTTTCTGCCGGTCATCTTTCTGCAACAGTTGCTCATCGGTAGCTCGATGGGTGAAGAACCCGGCTGGCGTGGCTATGCGTTACCACGCCTGCAAGCGCACCGCAGTAGTTTGCGAGCCAGTTTACTTCTCGGCGGACTCTGGAGTATTTGGCATTTGCCACTCTGGCTGACCAAAGGCCATCCCATGCACGAAACATTCTTGGGCTGGGCGATGTTGGCACTGGTGGCTACCACGATTCTGTTCACGTGGGTGTATAATCACACGAAGGGTAGCTTGTGGTTGGCGCTCTTGTTTCACGCCTCAATCGCTGTGACGGGGTTGTTTCTCGCATCCACAGCGGTGCATCCGCTGGTGGATGTGGCGCTCAATTGGGGGGTAGCCGCCGTAGTAATCGCTACTTGCGGGGCACAGCGACTCACGCGTGGAGGGTTGAGTTTGGACAACCGCCACGGATTGTAG
- the aspS gene encoding aspartate--tRNA(Asn) ligase, with protein METVISAPPRVRTNEAGRAVGQRVRLCGWVHRLRQIGAINFLVLRDGFGLFQAVLTPEQLAPLAGCVEGSVVELTGVVTLEAQAPGGCELHDCQVRIITAVTEPPPFEINKKEVKATLSTFLDHGVVGLRHPNKWALFRLSAGIMAGFRATLTGLGFTEVQTPKLVASATESGANVFKVDYFGRAAYLAQSPQFYKQTMVGIFERVFEVGPVFRAEPHDTTRHINEYVSLDVEFGFIENHFDVMEMLAAVIQGILQHLTHAQAVELAQLRVKMPAFAAPDAISPLAAAGTGGIVAHIPWVYFPAAQEMIYQATGEDCRDEPDLAPAHERWLGQWALQTLGSDFLFVTGYPMGKRPFYTHPNLADPAFSNSFDLLFRGTELVTGGQRLHRYADYVAALAQHGISDLTAFEAYLEVFKYGMPPHGGFAIGLERFLMQLLGLDNIRLATLFPRDLGRLTP; from the coding sequence ATGGAAACCGTGATATCCGCGCCGCCGCGCGTACGCACGAACGAAGCCGGGCGCGCTGTGGGTCAACGGGTGCGCCTGTGCGGCTGGGTGCATCGCCTGCGCCAGATTGGCGCCATCAACTTTCTGGTCCTGCGTGACGGCTTCGGCCTGTTCCAGGCGGTGTTGACGCCGGAGCAATTGGCGCCGCTGGCCGGCTGTGTGGAAGGCAGCGTGGTGGAGCTGACGGGGGTCGTGACGCTGGAAGCGCAGGCGCCCGGCGGCTGCGAGCTACACGATTGCCAGGTGCGCATCATCACCGCGGTGACAGAGCCGCCGCCGTTCGAGATCAACAAGAAGGAAGTCAAAGCAACCCTCAGCACCTTCCTCGATCACGGTGTGGTAGGGCTGCGTCACCCCAACAAATGGGCGCTGTTTCGACTGAGTGCGGGCATCATGGCCGGCTTCCGCGCCACCCTGACCGGCCTGGGCTTCACCGAGGTGCAAACGCCCAAGTTGGTCGCGTCAGCCACGGAGAGCGGCGCCAATGTCTTCAAGGTTGACTATTTTGGCCGCGCCGCGTACCTGGCGCAAAGCCCGCAGTTCTACAAGCAGACGATGGTCGGCATTTTCGAGCGCGTCTTCGAGGTTGGCCCTGTCTTCCGCGCGGAGCCGCACGACACGACGCGGCACATCAATGAATATGTCAGCCTCGACGTGGAGTTCGGCTTCATCGAGAATCACTTCGACGTGATGGAGATGTTGGCCGCGGTCATTCAGGGCATCCTGCAGCATTTGACCCATGCGCAGGCTGTGGAACTGGCGCAACTGCGAGTGAAGATGCCCGCGTTCGCGGCGCCCGACGCCATCTCGCCGCTGGCGGCCGCGGGCACCGGGGGCATCGTGGCCCACATTCCCTGGGTCTATTTCCCGGCCGCGCAGGAGATGATCTATCAGGCCACGGGCGAAGATTGCCGCGACGAGCCGGACCTGGCGCCGGCGCATGAGCGTTGGTTGGGCCAATGGGCGCTGCAGACGTTGGGCAGCGACTTCCTGTTCGTCACCGGTTACCCGATGGGCAAGCGGCCGTTCTACACCCATCCGAACCTGGCCGATCCGGCCTTCTCCAACAGCTTCGACCTGCTGTTTCGCGGTACAGAGCTGGTGACGGGCGGTCAGCGCCTGCACCGCTATGCGGATTATGTCGCCGCGCTGGCGCAGCACGGCATCAGCGATCTGACCGCGTTCGAGGCGTACCTGGAGGTGTTCAAGTACGGCATGCCGCCGCACGGCGGCTTTGCTATCGGCCTGGAACGCTTCCTGATGCAACTGCTCGGCCTGGACAACATCCGCCTGGCCACCCTCTTCCCGCGCGACCTCGGCCGCCTCACGCCGTAA